The following is a genomic window from Neodiprion pinetum isolate iyNeoPine1 chromosome 3, iyNeoPine1.2, whole genome shotgun sequence.
TTTTTGTGCTCATGCTTAGACTCAAAATACAATATTTACTAGAAATACAACATGAGAGCAGAGCCTGAATAAtagtaaattttgaaaaattgcctAAACCCTCAAATGAATCTTCTATATTGCAATATTGAACAGCTCTGCACATTGGTGTACACAAAATGGCTAAGCAAAGAGTTTTTTAAACTCTGTAGTTTGTTACGctaatttttgttattaaatactttttatgaGAAGGACTTTGAAACGACGGGATATCCAATTATCTCTGGACCCATTCTTGAGATGTGTAattacatcatttttcatGTGATATGGCGAGAGAGAGTCTGTCACAAGTGGTACACTGTtgttacaatatttgaattctTTAACATAATTTCACCTTTCGATGTATGTCGAATGTAATCTGAGATCACTACTTGgtattcaaaaatgaaattctagCTGCCAAAGTGTTGAAGAACCAAAATACGCCTAACAATTGTGTATGCAAATCTGAATCTTTAATTCTATTATTAAGAttcgattattatcattattcatATTACATCATCAAAATGTTTATGCAAATCAGTGTATGTCTGGCACCATATGAAATCTCCCAATATGAAAGAaactgcaatttttatttcataatattgaaaaaaacaaaacggaaCCACTTGTGCCGGTGATGATAAGGATTTCAGAAGAACAGAACAACTACACCCTAGTCgtgtaaatatgaaaaaaacaaacagacaGAGGAGTAATCATTgtttatgtataaaaaacgatttaaaaaaagaacgaaaatggaaacgtatgaaaaaaatggttcaCTGTGTGGCATcattagataaaaaaaattttatattgaaaaaatagaaaataaaaatcataataaaatcaataaattaaaaactgcCTGTGCCTTATAAGTGGTGTTcttattttgttcatttctGATAGCTCAAACATCCGATTCTTTCCCATCCTATTCATTCTACCATTTCCAAAACTTATCATAAGTTATTTTCGATCTCCTGCACAATACATTCTGTTTTGTTCACTTCATTAATCAATGCATTGGAGCGAAATGATTTTACATCAGTATAAATTACGCATGATATGtgtagatttaattttttaatataataagCAGCAATAGAATTTTCATACTTTAATTGACTGGTTTTGTTTGATATGTTAGAAGTATAAGACCAACTGTGCTAAAACAAAAAACGCTTGTTTGTACTATGATATGTACCAAAAGTACTTGACGCCAAACAGTGAGAAGATGGCATTGGAACAAACAAAAGTTGAAGTTagatgtaaaattatttatttaaatcaagTTGTTCTAAGTATTCCGAAATTAGAATGTCAAAAACACTCAGCAGTTGGCAACAagtcatacatatatataggaTATGATTGAACGtgttgattaattaatttcattggcTCAGCTTTTGCAAATGTCAAACATAACCTCATTCGCCCAAGTGTCTACCTAACCAAGTCCACGTGGGCGAAAAGTGTCCATGATTTTATTGGTTTTATCTTTTGAAGATGAAGTCTCAAAAATGGGAAGACTTGGAAGTCCCACTAAGCAAACCTATTCTGGAAACTCTGAAAGTACAAAACTTTCAAACGATGACACCTGTCCAGGTATGACATATTTATCACATgactataaataattgtttttctgaAAGCATGCACTTACGTCTCataatgaaataaacaaacgaaactGGTTCTCTCTTGCTGGTAATTgactaatatttttttaacattctGGCAGACTGCTTGCATACCGTTGCTACTAAAAGGAAAGGATGTTGCTGCAGAGGCTGTAACGGGCAGTGGCAAAACACTGGCATTCTTAATTCCAATGCTAGAAATGTTACAGGTATGAATTTTGACCTATATTATAAGAAGACTTGGAAACAGCGACTATAACATGAAatgccaacttttttttctaatctgtAGAGACGTGAGGACGGTTGGAAAAAGTTGGAAATTGGTAGCATTATTGTATCACCAACACGGGAATTAGCTACACAGATAAACGAAGTCCTTGCCAACTTTCTGATCCGCATTCCAACTTTAAAACAAGTGTTGCTAGTCGGTGGGACAACTGTTGATGAAGATGTAATAAAGCTCAAGAATGGTGCTAATATTATTGTAGCCACCCCTGGAAGATTGGAAGATATTCTGTCGAACTGCAAAGATATCAATTTAGCCTCAAGCGTGAAAGCTTTGGTAAATACATTcaacaattattttgaaaatccttaaagtagaaaaatttactttaattttttacaagagTACAAACTCTGTACTTATGTCAATCTTGCAACAACAATGGTCTTTGAAAAATCACTATTAGACTCATGATGGATATTTTCACAGAAGACacttattttatattactGTTCTTTCAATGTATTATAgtgtcaaaattttgatttgtcACAGTTCACTCAGCACTCATAACATCGAAAGAGAAGGTAGTTTTTATGAGATACACACTGTATCAGActcgtaaaaaatttgatgtatTTTATAACATGATTTTGGTGCAAATCagtaatatgtataatgaGGTCAATCTTTAATAGTGAGTAGCATTCTACAGATTtatttttggcaaatattCCCAAGTCAGTTAATTGCATTATTTCAGTTCCATCATTAAAGACTTAATTTGCGACAAGTATTATCTTGAGTAAGAAGATTATCCATATCTTTCTGAATGTTTGTACCGGTTCATTGTCTATAAGCAAAGTCGCacatttcattaaaaattacatttcagGAATTACTGGTACTAGATGAAGCTGATAGACTTCTAGATTTGGGATTTACAGCGACgataaatacaattttgaGCTATTTACCTAGATTACGGAGAACTGGGTTGTTCTCAGCGACTCAAACAAAAGAATTACAGCAATTGATAAGAGCTGGCTTACGTAATCCAGTTGTAGTGTCAGTCAAAGAAAAAGCTAGTACTTCTACCCCTTCGATGTTGATTAACAGTTGCGTGATTGTCACCGCAGAAAATAAACTTGCTACCATGTACAACTTTATCAAAAAGAAAGGAACTGATCTGAAGtacatgatatttttttcgacatgCGCCTGTGTCGATTATTTTAGTCATGTTCTTAAAATGTGAGTTGAACGCATATAGAATTATTATGAAATGAACTAGTACTTGGACTtgctatcaatttttcaatccaaGTGAACTACATCATTGATTTGtgaaaacattattttcagGCTCTTTCAATCTTCAAATATATTTGCACTTCATGGGAAAATGAAAGATAAacgatataaaattttcgaacagTTTCGAAGCTCCGATAATGGTTTATTATTATGTACCGATGTTATGGCACGTGGAGTTGATATACCAGAAGTTGATTGGGTTTTACAATATGATCCGCCATCGAATGCCAGTAGCTTTGTACACAGGTAATAACAAAAGCTTCATCATTTATAGAAACTTTGCTTACAGGTTTGATCATTTCATTAATCAGATAATGTATACTTTATGTGTGCCAGacatgttgaaaaataaaaccattTTTAACCCTATAGATGCGGCCGCACAGCCAGAATCGGTAACGAGGGAAATGCTCTATTATTTCTGTTGGAGTCCGAAGATGCTTACATAGATTTCATCAGGAGGAATCAGAAAGtagatttaaataaaatcgaattaGAACTACCTACAAGTGTGGTGAAGTGTTTAAAAGTCATGAGAAGTATACAGCAAAGTGATAGACTTATATTTGATAAAGCTAACAGGGCATTTGTATCATATATACAAGCTTACCAAAAACATGAATGCAGTCTTATACTCAGGTTAAAGGATCTCAACTTAGGAAAAGTTGCTATGGGTTTTGGGTTATTGAAAATGCCCCGAATGCCAGAACTTAAAAAACAGGACACGTCATTGTTTCAAGATCCTGCAGTTGACGTAAATTCAATTGCTTACAAAGACAAGCAGCGCGAATCTAAAAGATTGGAGAAATTAAAAGTCTTCCGACAAACAGGTATTTGGCCAACAAAGAATAAGCGTCCTGCCAAGCAAACTGAACCCTGGTCTGAAactaagaagaaaaaattagatacaaagGACAAACGTAATAagcgtaaagaaaaaaaagctctTACTGGACCAGTCAagaaaaaacgcaaaaaagtATGCCAAGAAGATATAGAAGAATTGGCAAAAGATATAGCATtgatgaagaaattaaaaaagaaaaaggtaatTCAGGTGATTCCATAagtttttttatgaaaatttcttgTCTTTATCTAGATATTAGTTTGGTAGAACGGTGGATTCTAAAAATCAAATGATCCTCTGTTTACCAATGTTCTATATCCACTTGTATgtgaatattataattgttagtgtatttattataatagttaaaaaaaaaaggtataaaaaaaaatttaattttcagatCTCACAAGAACAATTTGATTCAGCTTTCGGAgtcaattgaaaaacattttagaCAAGGTACAACAGGCAATTGAATCGTTATTGCGCGTGGAATTCTTTGATGCGTGAAGCCTTAGTCAAAAATTGATAGCTTATAAATAGCGATTATTAATActtgtctgaaaaaatttgaccttTAATTTGATACTAATTGTaaggtttttaattttaagtgaacaataaaaaatgtaattattgtttgaaGCAACATTTTGAACATGTCTTTACTATTTAAAGTACTTGGTACAAATTGTGCGAgcgatgaaaagtaaaaatttttattttatgtaaaatatgGACTCGTATAGATTAAAAGTAAAGTTACAAAAGACCAAAGTACATGTTGATTTCCTGAATAATCTCACTTAGTGTGAGCTGCCATTGTTTCAAATGTTAGTTCAAAAATCATCATATGCACAGTAGCTGGAAAGAAATGATACAGGCCCGTTTAATGGGGCCCTGAAATGGTGGGGACCCCCCACTATTGAGAGTTCAATCCCCTCCAGAAAACCGTCACGAATACAGAGACAGGTTTCATGAATTCACAGAATGGGTAGGCAAGTGGTGAGGAAGTGGTAAATTCTGATGAGTCACACAGCCAGAGCACAGCAACCACAGCTGAGCTCATacttctcacaatcagttggGATGCCAATGCCATGGCATTCATTTACTTCTGTGAGTTTGTCGTCACCTTCAATAGATAAGTTTCCTGCTCGGTGATAAGCAGCCACTAAAAGGTGCAACAATTGCCATtgtacaaacaaaaaataatatgactGAAGCGGAGGATAATCGTCCAGAATGGATGATCGAGTTGGAAAACAGAAAGAGAAAGGTAAACTTCAATGACTTTTGACTATGTTATCATTAAAAAATGTGCCTCTTTGTATTTTCATACTACCATTTCaatcgttataattttttctttacttggGTGTGACTTGATTGCACCGATAACTGAAGATCGCTTCACGGATTAGTAGTAATTATTATCTATCCAGTAAATTTGAGATCTAGCGCTATGCTTTACAGAAATACTTACATAAACAaatcaaaattatattaaCTACCCTTGTAATTATATGATATTCTCAATGAAAGTATGTCGTTCATTTGACAGACATAATGTTTCTTGCATAATCGTTAAACTTCTCCACTTTTTCAGCCTCGTTTGGCTCACGAAGCTGGTGCAGGTTCACCATGCTTGAGCTGCAAAGAAGCTTGTCCAGGTTTGGACTTACACTTTTGGCGcaaaatctgcaaaaattgtaaatgtgGTCGCGATGAACATGACGTGGTTGATGATGATTTCCCACAATTTGATTTATTACTCGGCCCCTCTGGGAAACCAAGGAGAAAAGCTACTtgtgagtggaaaaaaaatgtttaaaactTTTATGAAACGATTCATTTCTGAGAATATTCTACTATTTTCAtacttcaaattcaaatttaactAATTTAAAACTGACTGCTTGGataattcgttaatttttatactctAGTCCTGCCCGTTGCCATTAAACAACAACCAGACAAAGAGAATGCATTTGAATGGATACCACCAGATGTTACCACAGAAATAGCTGCAGATTATATGAAAGCGCTGCCAGAAAACAAATTGCCAATTCAAGGATCCGTTGGAGCGGCCTTAAGAAAACAGCAACTTCAGAAACAATTACCACTTCATGATATGGACCATAAAGCTTGCGATAAATTGAGTGAAGATGAGAAACAACAGTTTGAAAAGTACTtggagaatttgaaaaaatatgttgGCCAGGGCAGAGTATCTAAGGTATTTTATAAATGCAATCATTAAttaaatctttatttttttcaaatgtggGTGGTCTTATTTATTCTAGCGTTATACTTTTATCTATCACTGTTAACTTTATGTGATTCCTTCAGGTCATGGGAGCAAGACCATTCAATAAATCTCTGATGACACCAGCAAATGCAGCTGATATGCAACCAATGAGCCCACAGCGCAAACCTCAAGTTTATGTATCGACAAATGACTCCAGCAACCTTCGTACGCCTAGTAGCTTCATTTCAAAAGTTCAAGGCTTACCTAATTTGCAAGGCTCACAAAAGCAACAAGCTTGGCTAGCAGCAAATATAAAAGCTATACAAGCCCAGATTTCTGAAAATGCTGTCAGTACTGCCATTCATTTAGGTCAATATCACCCTGCATTGGATAACATCTCTAATACTGGGCAAATTGTTAATTCAGAAGTGGTAAATAGTAACAGACATCCAGCTCAGCAATTTGCGAACATGTCTCATATTACAGATAACCAACAAAACAAAGTTTTAACTTTAAAAAATCCAGAAAACGTTCAGTATATACCTAATTTTGGTaaagttcattttcaaactGAATATTCACAGATTGGAGAACAGTTTGTCCCTAGCACTtctccaaaaaaaattttacctcatGATAACTCAAATATTACGAATAATGCTAGATTGGACAAAAGTCTTCATGTACCAAACCAGCAAATTGTGAATTCTTCAAATCTTCCAACCGCATGGAATGCCAGCCATAGTTCTCCAATTCAATCAGGGCAATACCATAACACCAGCATTCCCATATCACATACTTTGGAGGCGAGCGTGAAAAGCGACAGTCCAGAAATAGTAAAGCAAGCTCTTTCTGGCCATAACAGACATTTTAGAGATCATGCAAATTCATTGCACATGGGAAGCGCAAGCGAACTAGAAACTGGTGCATCACATAGCGAGAAACTTTGGGATCATAATCGAGTACCACAAAGTGTTACATATTCAGATGATATTTGCTCAGTAAATGCACAATTAGCTGAACAGATGTTATCTGATGCATTACTACCTCCAAGCGCAGTACATGCCAATGAAATTATTGGTAGTACCCTGgatagaaataaattgaagtaTATTCAAGAACAACTCAGTGCAAAATATAGTAAGGACGATTCACCTTCTcaacatattttgaaatctcaACGCATCGATGAACTTCATCCACATTTTGGACAGGACATTGCTAAACATAAAAATCCACAGATGCAAGATCCATTATTAGATAAAGAGGCACAGAGAATTGCCATAATAGCTGCGATGCGGAATCCATCAGGGTTTTTGGCGGATAAtcaaatattggaaaaaactGGACCACAATATGCAAATGCTTTGGAACAAGTTGGCCAAAATAAATACACCAGTTCAACTGCATCAATGAATGAGGTTTCTGGTGTGCCTATGAGAATACCAAACGCTAATCTAATACTGAATACTGATTCAACAGTTCCAAAAGAAAGTTGGCAAGGAAGTAATTTGGTGCCTTCAGATTCTATAGTACCATTAGATATTGAACATGGTATGCCAATGGACAATCAGTTTGTACACCAACCAATGTCACATCAGTACCCAGGTGCTCTATCTTCATCTAAGAATTTATTGTCAGCTATTCCAGACCAACAGCAATATTCATTGAAAGCTAATCATCAACTTCCACCGGACTCAGCTAAGCTAGATCAATACTTGCGGCCCTTGCATGGTAGTAGCGCATATCAAGGAACGTTAggctttgacaatgacaagAGCTTAGGTAACCCATCTTCATTGTCAAATACGGAACGGCTCCAAGCTGAATTGAGCCATCAGCCAATCGATTCACATGTAATTCATTCAGAGTCTTTAGGAAACCCAGTATTCCCAGAAGGTATTATTGATTCCCCAGCTTTGAGACAGAACCCTGCTAGTGTTGATCAATTGAGGGGCGCCCTAGAAGAACTTTCAATTGGATCGATTCAGTTGCAAAAATGCACGCAATgtgaagaagaaattcattcGGGTGATATTGTTGTTACTGCTGAAAGGGCTAAAGACGCTGTCTGGCATCCTGGTTGTTTTATCTGCTCTACGTGCAATGAACTTCTTGTGGATCTAGTTTACTTTTATCATAAAGGGAAACTGTATTGTGGAAGAGATCTTGCTACACTATTGAACATTCCAAGATGCTTTGCTTGTGACGAGGTACGTTGTTCAAACtacttttatttatacgtTACTTTACCGTATTATTCAACATGCATAATGTACTGTTCAGCTTCTAATGACTACCTCTGTTACCTGTCTACATTTCATATTTAAGCCAATATACATCAATTGTGTATCTTCAATCTTTCTTTGCAGTTAATATTTGTGCGCGAGTACACTGTCGCGGAGGGACATAACTACCATGTGAAGCATTTCTGTTGCTGGGATTGCGACATGCCATTGGCTGGGCAGCAGTATATATCTGAGAACGATCGACCGCTTTGTCTACCTTGTTATCAGAAAACTTATGCCAAAACATGTAAAACTTGTAACAAAGTGATTGCCGCTGATCAACAAGGAGTGGCAGTGAAGAATTTAGATTTTCATGCAAATGATACATGTTTCTCTTGTTTCACTTGTAAGAAAAGTTTGCTCAGTGGTCGAATGGCTATCAAAGAAGACAGACCTTTCTGTAGTAAGGAGTGCATCACTGAGTTCATGAATAATAAGgcttgaaaaatgaattacattttcattACCTACTGCAGACCAGTAATGTATCGTAACAGTATTGCTTTTACAGTAGGGTTACAACTGATGACGGATTCTAGTTTTTAATTAAGGCTGATtaaatctgaaatatttttagctAGAGTTAATGCTCATATGCTTCATTGTTACGTCATATGCGAAGCCGTATTTGCCtctagaatgaaaaatgttaatcATTTCTAGAAATCTTTCTGAGCAAGAATGAAAGTACCTCGAAGATTTTTGATATCACTCTTTGTTGCCAAATATTGCTGGCTAAATATTGCTTCAACTACATTCTACATCTTTGTAAGAATATGGATCGGTGAATCAGtactttattataaaaaaaaaattgtccttGTATATTCTGTAGATGCAGTGAAATGATTGATCAATGTTATATTGACTTCAACTGCGAAGCTGAGGTGAAAACTTTATTACATGAGCTACATCCATCACAGATGTAGTTCCAGCAAAAGGTATTATTGATATTCTAAACGATATTATGACGTATGTTCAACAATACAGATATAGTAACTGAGGAGAAGGTTATACAAGTGCCAAGTATAgttttaaagaatttattttctaataattGATAAAGTGAACAGAAACATGTTATACGTTGTCACGTATTGTTATAATTCATAATATTTTGatacaaatataatttcaCAATTTGCTTAAAATTAACTTATTTAAAGTACCTTTTAAATGACATTAAAATAGTACGTAAATACAGAATATGTAATATGGGGTGTAGTTTTTTAATTGTCAATGACgattttaaatttaacaaaacACGATTGTAACTCTATAAGCTTTTACAATAGATCTTAGATTAGTGCAGTATTATACTTGACGTTGAAATAgtccaaaaattatttacttgCTAGAAATATGCATTTCGAACTTTTACTTTCCATTGTTGATATAATAGACTATTGTAAGATCCACTGTAAATGCAAATAACGACAATGAACTTAGccagatatattttttttttccgtttcttttttttttataaaagataacaatttttaaattctattctattcGGTATCACTGTCACAGACAGGCTGGATGCGCTTTAAAATCTTGCGAACTTCACGGTGTTTAGTAGGCGTGGGAGTGCCCTCTTTATTGCCCTCAGATCTTCTAGATCGAGTAACACGCCCTACAAATGACGTAAACGAAAATGATTGAGATATAATAAGATAAATGCACGCAAAGTGCATGTCAGCCGATGTAATACATTATTAGTAGTTGGAAAAGAATATAATGAATATTCTACAATTGAATATATTGATTCTGATTGGAACTTTTTTTGACTACGAGAAGATAAGTTTCAGTAAAACATAACAATCCTCACAAATGATAACATAGTTCATTGCTTTTGGATTACAGTAGTTAGAGGAAGATTATTAAATTAAACTATATGCGTCTTCAGCATTAACTATTAATAATCAGGGAATAATTTGTGCCTTACAAACCTTCGCTTATAATATTGCTTTTGTCTAGTTCAGCAACTTCCTTTTTCGccgcatttttaattttcaactttttacaCTTCTCCAAAGTTGGCCTTCCTTGTATTCCGTTGTCTTGTAATAGTTTCTGCATACGTATTATCCGTTGCCTGTTAGATGTGCAACCCGACCACAGATCTTGATATTTAACACGTATACCAGctgttattatatatttcttcAGCCCTTTTATCTTCTTGTCGCTGTTAGGATCCTATAGTAATTTAGAAATTTATATAGGCATCAGCTTATTCTTAATAACAACCTCCTGTTAATCATGAATCTTATTCATTAGTATTATGTAGTAGCTTGATATACagatacatacatgcatatagaTATAAAACATAAAGCTGAAAGCAGAAAAATACTGAACTAGGTCTTGCATGacgaatttttatatatatatatattgagcAGAAAACCCTAAAATAATCAGGTCTTTTCTTTGTAATCATACATATATTGAAGCAAATACACCAGATTGAAAGCTACAACAATTATGATGTCGCCCAAGTAGTTTTCTACGCGCTTTGTTTTAGCTATTTCATTAGCTTTAATACAGATTATGCATTTTGCATTGCTTTTGTTGCAGTCTTTCATATCGTGGTCTCTGGTACAATACATGCAGTCTTCGGCAGTATTTGACTATGTAGCAGTATCTGCAGCAGTTGTAACATCTTATTAGATTGAACTTTTCGTACACTGAGTGAATGTCCCGCCTCAGGTACACTATTTCGGCATTGGTCAACTTCTGGAAGATGTTAGGACTAACTTGTGCATAAACATTATAGCTTTGACTGCCACGACTTGTAAGATCTTATGTTTTGCGCCAACTATTGCTTGAACACATGTTACTCTAATAGTCCTctggtttttaatttattacatctTACTACCATCAGCTATATTTCCGCCTCACTCACTTATAT
Proteins encoded in this region:
- the LOC124215135 gene encoding probable ATP-dependent RNA helicase DDX55 homolog; protein product: MKSQKWEDLEVPLSKPILETLKVQNFQTMTPVQTACIPLLLKGKDVAAEAVTGSGKTLAFLIPMLEMLQRREDGWKKLEIGSIIVSPTRELATQINEVLANFLIRIPTLKQVLLVGGTTVDEDVIKLKNGANIIVATPGRLEDILSNCKDINLASSVKALELLVLDEADRLLDLGFTATINTILSYLPRLRRTGLFSATQTKELQQLIRAGLRNPVVVSVKEKASTSTPSMLINSCVIVTAENKLATMYNFIKKKGTDLKYMIFFSTCACVDYFSHVLKMLFQSSNIFALHGKMKDKRYKIFEQFRSSDNGLLLCTDVMARGVDIPEVDWVLQYDPPSNASSFVHRCGRTARIGNEGNALLFLLESEDAYIDFIRRNQKVDLNKIELELPTSVVKCLKVMRSIQQSDRLIFDKANRAFVSYIQAYQKHECSLILRLKDLNLGKVAMGFGLLKMPRMPELKKQDTSLFQDPAVDVNSIAYKDKQRESKRLEKLKVFRQTGIWPTKNKRPAKQTEPWSETKKKKLDTKDKRNKRKEKKALTGPVKKKRKKVCQEDIEELAKDIALMKKLKKKKISQEQFDSAFGVN
- the Tes gene encoding uncharacterized protein Tes — translated: MTEAEDNRPEWMIELENRKRKPRLAHEAGAGSPCLSCKEACPGLDLHFWRKICKNCKCGRDEHDVVDDDFPQFDLLLGPSGKPRRKATFLPVAIKQQPDKENAFEWIPPDVTTEIAADYMKALPENKLPIQGSVGAALRKQQLQKQLPLHDMDHKACDKLSEDEKQQFEKYLENLKKYVGQGRVSKVMGARPFNKSLMTPANAADMQPMSPQRKPQVYVSTNDSSNLRTPSSFISKVQGLPNLQGSQKQQAWLAANIKAIQAQISENAVSTAIHLGQYHPALDNISNTGQIVNSEVVNSNRHPAQQFANMSHITDNQQNKVLTLKNPENVQYIPNFGKVHFQTEYSQIGEQFVPSTSPKKILPHDNSNITNNARLDKSLHVPNQQIVNSSNLPTAWNASHSSPIQSGQYHNTSIPISHTLEASVKSDSPEIVKQALSGHNRHFRDHANSLHMGSASELETGASHSEKLWDHNRVPQSVTYSDDICSVNAQLAEQMLSDALLPPSAVHANEIIGSTLDRNKLKYIQEQLSAKYSKDDSPSQHILKSQRIDELHPHFGQDIAKHKNPQMQDPLLDKEAQRIAIIAAMRNPSGFLADNQILEKTGPQYANALEQVGQNKYTSSTASMNEVSGVPMRIPNANLILNTDSTVPKESWQGSNLVPSDSIVPLDIEHGMPMDNQFVHQPMSHQYPGALSSSKNLLSAIPDQQQYSLKANHQLPPDSAKLDQYLRPLHGSSAYQGTLGFDNDKSLGNPSSLSNTERLQAELSHQPIDSHVIHSESLGNPVFPEGIIDSPALRQNPASVDQLRGALEELSIGSIQLQKCTQCEEEIHSGDIVVTAERAKDAVWHPGCFICSTCNELLVDLVYFYHKGKLYCGRDLATLLNIPRCFACDELIFVREYTVAEGHNYHVKHFCCWDCDMPLAGQQYISENDRPLCLPCYQKTYAKTCKTCNKVIAADQQGVAVKNLDFHANDTCFSCFTCKKSLLSGRMAIKEDRPFCSKECITEFMNNKA